The window ACAAGGGGGATATAGTGTCGAATAAAAACCAGGAAGCTTTAACTGAAATTTTAAAGATTGGAAACGTAAAAGACTTTAGTGTTAATATCAAAGCTTCAAAACCAAAGAAAATTCCGACAAAGACAGTCTCTCTTTATCTTGAAGACATGGAAATCAGAGACACGATAAATCAGCCATTTTTATTCATTATATTACCTTTTTTCACATCTAAAAGACAAAGAAATGTAAACCTTGTTTACGAAATAGCCAATGCAGGTATAAAGTTTGGGGCTTCTTTGAGTACAGATAACTTTGAGGGAATAAAAAATCAACAACCTTCAGATTTTGAAAAAAATGTTTTTTATTTTGTATTATACAAGTTTCAAGAACTTTTTATGAATTCTAGTAAGAATGATGAGGAAAAAAATAATAGTATAGCTTTTAATATAGAGGAAGTAATAGATTATTTAGGGCTTAAATTTTCAATGAAATATTATAGAAAAATGGAAGAAACACTTTACAACTTGCAAGCAACAACTTATAAAATAGTAATAAGAAACAGAAAAAAAGCCGGTAACATAATAAGAGAGGTATACAAAGAGCCTTTGAATTTGATTAAATATGAAAAATTTAAGGAAAGAAATAAAGAAACCAATAAAATGAAAGTTTATTACAAAGTCAGACTTGATTACAGGATTATAGAGGAGCTTAAAAGAAAACACTACTCAATATTTGATCGACACCTCTTAAATGACCTTAGAAAGGCTGACAGAGCTTCTGAAAAGATATATCAGTATATAAGCATGAAAAGATTTTCTGATGACATAGGAGAACAGAGAATAGAAACTCTGGCTACGATCATACCACTTACACTAACAAGTAGAATAAAAAAACAATTGAAAAGCGGAGAATATAAAGAATATGAGGTTAGTAAAATAAAACAGGGATTGAAACGGATAAGAAAATCATTTGATATTTTAGTTTCAAAGGGATATCTTTTGAATTATCATGTTGAAGAGCTAAAAGATATAAAAAGTTATAGATTTGTATACAACTTTAACCCTGAGAAAGATAATAACTGCCATATATCTAGCTTAGTTGAAAATAAAAAACCAAAACAAAAGGTAATGGCAAATAAAACAACTCAAAATAATGAAAAATTAGAATTAAATGAGTTTTCTGAAAAAGTGAAAGAAGAGATTAAAAAAGCAAAACGTAACATTTTTGTTTCTAAGTCCTGGAATAAAAGGGTAGATAATAAAATAATAAAACTTTACAAAGAAGAAGGCGAAGAATACGTAATAAACATTTTGAAAATACTGTATTCCAATTTAAATACCCAAATAACCAAGACTCTGGTCTCTTACATAAATGGTATTATAAAAAATCTTAAAAACAAAAATATGGAATTATTCAGCGAAAAAATTGAAACTCCTGAAATAATTGAAAGCAATTCAAAAAAATCTAGAGTCAACTCAGTACCTTTTAAAAATAAAGGTAATATAGAAGATGCCGAAATCGTAGAAACTCCAAAAGATAAAAAAGAAGTTTTAAAAGAAGATCCTATTACAAAATTATTATTAGAATTATACGACAAAATGAGTGATGAAGAAAAACTTGATATAAAAGAGAAAGCAATAAAAAAATATTTAAAAACGACTAATAGTAAGACTTTCAGCAATATTCATGAAAAAATATTCACATCAATGGAAAGGGTATATATTTCACAAATACTAAAAGAGGAAAAAGGATTTGCATGATATAAAAAGCTGTTCTGCATAGAGCAGCTTTTTATATTGTTGGTTATTAAATATTTTATAATATATCCGTGATGACAAAATCAAAAAAAATACTAAACAGGATTTATTATAAATGTAAAATAAAATCAGTATAATTGTAATCCTTGATAAATTATAAAATTTAATCAACAAAATTTTATAAGCTTATTTAAAACTTATTATAATAAAAAATAAATCTTATAATCCTTTATAAATTATACTGAAATATGTATACCTAAGTTTATTATTTTAAATACCTATGCTATAATCTCTAAGGGGAGGAATTAGATGATTGTACAATTTTTATTTATATTTGGAATTACCTATCTTGGAGAGCTTATAAGCACATTATTTAGTTTACAGATTCCGGGAACAATATTAGGAATGTTAATTATGTTTTTTCTTTTAAGTACAGGAATAATAAAAGTAAAACAGATAGAAAAAGCCGCTAATATTTTACTTTTAAATATGGCAATATTTTTTCTTCCTCCTGGAATAAAGCTCGTTGATTCTCTTGATATTTTAAAAGGTAATTGGTTAAAATTAATATTAATAGCAGTAACAACAACACTGATAACAATGGTTGTAACAGGTAAAGTTGTAGATTTTTTTATAAGGAGGAAAAAATGAAAGAGTCTATTTTATATAATCCTTTATTTGGAATAATTTTAAGCCTTATGACTTATGAAATAGGT is drawn from Ilyobacter polytropus DSM 2926 and contains these coding sequences:
- a CDS encoding CidA/LrgA family protein, whose product is MIVQFLFIFGITYLGELISTLFSLQIPGTILGMLIMFFLLSTGIIKVKQIEKAANILLLNMAIFFLPPGIKLVDSLDILKGNWLKLILIAVTTTLITMVVTGKVVDFFIRRKK